The genomic DNA AGCCATTCCCGTCCCCAACTCGCCTGGGAGCGGATGGAAGGGAATGTCTATCCGGCCGACCACCGTCATCTGGTCCAGAGCGGTTTCCTGTTCGGGAGACCAATAAGAGTGGTACCACGGCCCCGTCGTCTCTTTCCGAGAGGACGGGGCTTTTTGCTATCCAAAAAGGGGGAGAAGGCCGTGTCGTGTTTCATCTGTGATAAACATAGAAGCATCATCAAGACCGCCGGAACGACGATTTATGAGAATGAATGGGTGTATGTCGGTCACATCGATCGCAAGGGAAAACCGAACTATGCGGGACATGTGATGATTGACTTGAAACGGCATGTGCCGGGCATGGCGGATATGACGGGCGAGGAAGCCGCTGCATTCGGCATCGCCATGTCCCGGGTGAGCCGGGCGCTGACGGAGAGTGAAGGAGCGGAGCATGTCTATGCTCTTGTGTCCGGGAATTCGGTCCCCCATCTTCATATGCATCTTGTGGCCAGATACCCAGGGACCCCGGAGGAACATTGGGGCGCCATGGACGTATACGATTGGGAGAAGGCGCCCATGGTCGGGGAAGAAGAAATCGTGGCCCTGTGCATGAGGTTGAAAGAAAGGATGGAATCCTATGAGTGAATGGAACTGGGTTGGAAGCGATGATACAAAGGTAGATGAGAAGGATGTCCTCACTTTTCCAAATGGGATAGTGGTGGGACGCTTCGGAGGGAATTCCGGGGCAGGTGCAAACAAGAATGAGGACGCCGCTCTCTTATGGGTCGAAGAGGGGGAGTGGGAATTTGCCGCTATCCTTGATGCCCATCAGACGGCTGAGAGCGCATCCCTGGTCGTCGAGACGCTTGAAGGGGAGAAAGAGCGGATTCAATCCATCCTGAAGCGGCCGTTTGGCGAGGTGTTCAATCCGTTGCAGGCCTGCATTCTGGATATATTCAGGGAACCTGGATTCCTTGCCCGCTGTCAGGAAGTGCAGGGGGAGACCGCTATCTTATTGGTATGCAGGAAAGAAAACGTCCTATGGTGGTTCTCGATCGGGGACTGTGTGGCCATGCTCTATCATCCCGAACTCGCCG from Rossellomorea marisflavi includes the following:
- a CDS encoding HIT family protein produces the protein MSCFICDKHRSIIKTAGTTIYENEWVYVGHIDRKGKPNYAGHVMIDLKRHVPGMADMTGEEAAAFGIAMSRVSRALTESEGAEHVYALVSGNSVPHLHMHLVARYPGTPEEHWGAMDVYDWEKAPMVGEEEIVALCMRLKERMESYE
- a CDS encoding protein phosphatase 2C domain-containing protein — translated: MSEWNWVGSDDTKVDEKDVLTFPNGIVVGRFGGNSGAGANKNEDAALLWVEEGEWEFAAILDAHQTAESASLVVETLEGEKERIQSILKRPFGEVFNPLQACILDIFREPGFLARCQEVQGETAILLVCRKENVLWWFSIGDCVAMLYHPELAAHGQYNLNQRHFYEWIGKASSFHGEIPCYGTGVRELREGTNTIFMTTDGLLECPGDPYPGGKEIFAALDEKSVEEGVADLLHKIEENGVRDSTTIVAWRIDNRCEATWPGNLRKP